The Pseudanabaena sp. PCC 6802 genomic interval AATGAAATCCGCCAATTACTCCAGGCCGATCGAGTCATCATCGGTCTAGCCGATCGGGATACAGTTGGGAGAATCGTAGCAGAATCCGTCGATTATAATTACCCCTCCATTATGGGTTGGATCGCTGATGAGAGCTATATTAGAGAAATGGAGACAGTTCTAAAACAGCAAAATGCGATCACGATCGGTAGTATTGCGGAGATTGACATGGATTCCAAGCGCTACCAACTATTTCGGCAATATCAAATCCAAGCAGCACTGATAGTACCGATTTTTTTAGGGGACGCGTTGTTTGGCGTTCTGGTGGCACATCAGTGCTCACGTCCGCGTCACTGGGAACAACAGGAGATCGATCTATTGGAGAAATTAGCAACCCAAGTAGCGATCGCGATCCAACAAGCACAACTCTACGAGCAGGTACAGTTGCTCAATTCTAATCTAGAGCGCCAGGTACAGGAGCGCACGATGGAGTTACAGCAAAAGGTTGAAGAACTGCAAGAGTTATCGCGACTTAAAGACTTTTTTCTCCATGCCGTCTCCCACGATCTGCGCACTCCAATTATGGGTATGCTCTTAGTATTGAAGAATTTCCTACATCCCAAGGATAAGCCAGTCCACCATACAGAGGAGCGATCGTCGAAGCGTCGTAGGAGATCCCATTCTCATGCAACTGCATCTAATGCTGCGAGCAATGGCACAAACCTCGCGACAAATTGTACTGTCGATCGTGCCCCCGCCACCGTGGAGATTCCACTTGCTTTGCTGGAACGCATGATTCAAAGCAGCGATCGCCAGTTGGAAATGCTCAATCTACTCTTGGACTCCCACATTACAGACGCGCAAGGTAGCAACCTGCAAATAGAGCCATCCAGCCTGCATGCTCTTTTAGAGAGAGCGGTGTCTAATCTGGAATCGTTGCTAGCAAAGAACCAGACCGAGTTAGTCAATCTCCTATCTCCCAATTTACCTGAAGTGAATGTCGATCCGATGCAAATTAATCGACTATTTGAGAATCTCATTGTGAATGCAATTAAGCATAACCTCCCAGGACTGCAACTCACCATTAACGCTACTCAAGAAGGTAATATGCTGCGCTGCACCTTACAGCATAACGGTCAGGGGATTGAGGAATGCGATCGCCTGTTTGAGTTATACGTCAAAGGAACGCATACCAAATATTCTGCCGGTATTGGCTTGGGCCTGTACCTCTGTCGTCAAATAGTCACAGCCCATGGCGGTCAGATCGGTGCGTTTAGCCAATCTAACCAAGGGGCAACTTTCTGGTTTACACTACCTTTAGCAACATGCTGCTGAAGCAAGTAAAATCCTACAAATTAGCCCTCTAAATCGCCTAATTCTGCGCGATTTTGGTTTTGCTCCTCCACAATTAGGAGGCTGGGGGCAATTCGGATCGCTAAACAGGACAAATCTATGCCACAAATTAACCCCTTTACTCTCCGCCTCCAGGTCAGCCGTCTAGTCGAACAGGGACAGCCCATGTTCGCTGAGATTAAAGTGCAGGACTGGCTCAAAGAACGCGGTCACGATTCCAAGGACTACGACATCATTCTCAAGCGCAAAATGCCAGAACCAGGCTCTAAAGCAGCTAGTCTGGTGGAAATCGAATTGCGCCGCCGTGACGGACAGCCCGTAGATGAGTGGTTGCAGGCAGAAGTGAATCGTCAGACCTAGGCTGCCAGATATGCTGCAATGCGTTGAGCTGCACCTGGAGTGCCCATCCGCTCCTGGCCGTTGGACACTGCCGTTTGAAATGCATCCGGATCGCTCAGAATATCGTTTAAAGCCTCGCCAGCTAGCGTAGGCTTATCGATCGTAACTATGGACGACCCCAGTAGATATGCTTGCTCTTGGGCAAATTTACTCGTGAACTGTGGGCCTTTGCCAGCGATCGTAATTACGGGCTTGCCCAGGCCGACTAGTTGTTCCGTTGCCGTACCTGCCATTGCCAACCCCAAATGACAGGCATGCAAGCAGTCGCCAAAACCTTGTTTTACCAACTGGAGGTAGGTTACGCCTTGCTGAAATGTCAGGTCGGCTATGTGCGTCCAGCCTTTTTCAACCAGGATTTGCTCTAATTTATCTAAATCTAGAGAGGATGCGATCGCTGCCAAAAACAGGATCTTATTGGTAATTACCCCAGCAACGCTTTGGGCAGCCCTCAGGAGGCAGGCCCAATTTTCATAGGCTTCGGGGGGACGCGAACCAGGCAGCAGCGTAACGATCCACTCATCTTCCTTGATATCAAAATCCAGACCCTTGGGTTCCAAACAGTCCATCATCGGATTGCCTAGATACTGAACCGACATGCCAAAGGATTTATTTAGCACGTCGGCGGTGAGTCGATCGCGCACGAAAGCAGCCCTACAGCGACGACTCCGCATCAGCGCTCGCTCCCACGGGAAGAAAATCGAGCCGCCCCAGGGCTTGCGAACCTCAGGTAACTTGCCACTGCGATCGCGCCAATAATACTCAGATTTGGCTGTAGCGAGGAAGGCAAAATCGCACCCGCCAAATACCGAAGGCAACCAGGCGAACAGTAAAGGTACGATATCGCCGACCGCCAGGATTAGCCTGTCACCGTAGCTCCCGCCCTGCTTAGACCACCGCCACGCAAACTTTAACTGCTTCATCGTCAGCCCAGCTAACCCCTGACGCATATCGCCCCACAGATGCCGTCCGTCCATGCGCACAAATCCGCCAGATGGCATGGTTTGCGCGATCTCTTCAGCGATCGCGATGTTAGCGCTGCGATAGGCATGGCCCATACCGACAAGCGGTAGTGCCACGACCGACATACCTAACTTTTCCAGTTCTAGACAAATGGTTACGGCAATCTGGTCTTCGCCGTGACCGTTACTGATACAAAGAATCTCCATTATTAAAGGTTGGGTGATGGGGGAATGGGGTTAAGTGTTCCAGAGTTTTTGAACGTTCTTCTCCAACCGCGCTTCGGCTTCGGCAAAGACCTGTTCGCGGTTGTCCAGCATCTCGCCTGGGGTGAGTTCGAGTAGTTTGGTGGAAAGCGATATGCGATCGCGCGATTCATCCACATCAATGACGACAGCGGTAACGGCATCGCCGATCGCAAATACGCTGTTAATGTCACTCACGTATTTCTGGCTGATTTCCTTGACATGGAGCATCCCGGAAACGCCGTCAAAGTCAACAAAAGCGCCAAACGGTCTGAGATTGCTCACGATGCCGTTAATTAGCAGACCGCGCGAGATTTTGCCCATGGCAGAAGCTCTAGCGGCAAGGCGATGGGACAGCACCAGCTTGTTGCGAGACTCATCTAGCTCGATAAATGTTACTGGTAAGGATTGACCGACTAGCCCGGCCAGATTATTTTTCTCGACCAGGTGCGATCGCGGAATAAAGCCGCGAATACCTTCAGCATCGACTGTGACTCCACCTTTATTGGTGCCAACTACGCGGCAATTAAAAGTTTGTCCTTCCTCTTGGTAGGAACGTAAGATTGCCCATGCCTTTACCATCATGAGCTTGCGGATCGATAATTTGACCTGTCCGTTCTCGTCCTGCTCGCTGACAATCGCGAATTCGCGTTCGGTGTCATCTATGGGTAGTTCCGCCGCCAAATTTGCAGCGGAGCCAATGAATGCCTCCTCGATAGGTAAAAAGCCTGGTGACTTACCACCAATGTCAACATAGGCACCAAAGCTGTCATGGGATACGACTTTGCCTTTTACAATCTGACCGCGCTTAAACTCATAGTCATGGCGAGCTAAGGCATTGGCAAAATCATCGGCAGAGAACGACTTAATAGTCTGTTTAGCATTCATGGAAAGATCGGCAGGATACTGGATAATTAAGTACCATATGCTCTATAAAACCTCAATAGAACAATGGGGACTTGAGGAACAACAGTTAGTATAGACTGTCTATCCAGTTTAGCTGGTTTAAGTTCTATCCTTATCTACAGGTATAGATTGCTCGCGGCTATATTGATGATGCATTAAACTAGTATCAGTAGAAGATCCGAGTCAGTCCATTTTGTTCCTGCTACATTTAAATCGCTGTTACCGCTATCTCGGGGGAACCAAGCAATATCTGATAGTAGGAAGCATCAAAATGGTACAAGCCATACAAGCAATATTTAGCGATACCCTAAGGAGCGATCGGCAGTGAAGCCTTCTGTAACCAAGCCTTTAACTAAGCCTTTAGTGCGGCGATTTCAGGTTCTTTTAGTTAGTCTGTTTGCCTGTCAGGGTCTAATTAGTACTATCCCCGGTGCGGCTAACGCACAAAGAGAGGGCGATCCTAGTAAAATGACTTACACGGAGTTTCTCGACAAAGTTAAGTCAGATCGAGTGCAGAAGGTCGATCTTGACAGTAGCGGACTGACTGCTGAAGCAGAACTCAAAAATGGGCAAAAGGTAAATGTCGATTTGTATGCCAAGGACGGCAATGCTGAATTAGTCAAAACGCTCAGAGAAAAGGGCGTTGACACGGCTCTCTTGCCCGCTAAACAGCCAGCTTTATTTTGGCAAATTGCTAGCACGCTCTTCGTC includes:
- a CDS encoding lipid-A-disaccharide synthase-related protein, translating into MEILCISNGHGEDQIAVTICLELEKLGMSVVALPLVGMGHAYRSANIAIAEEIAQTMPSGGFVRMDGRHLWGDMRQGLAGLTMKQLKFAWRWSKQGGSYGDRLILAVGDIVPLLFAWLPSVFGGCDFAFLATAKSEYYWRDRSGKLPEVRKPWGGSIFFPWERALMRSRRCRAAFVRDRLTADVLNKSFGMSVQYLGNPMMDCLEPKGLDFDIKEDEWIVTLLPGSRPPEAYENWACLLRAAQSVAGVITNKILFLAAIASSLDLDKLEQILVEKGWTHIADLTFQQGVTYLQLVKQGFGDCLHACHLGLAMAGTATEQLVGLGKPVITIAGKGPQFTSKFAQEQAYLLGSSIVTIDKPTLAGEALNDILSDPDAFQTAVSNGQERMGTPGAAQRIAAYLAA
- a CDS encoding S1 RNA-binding domain-containing protein, encoding MNAKQTIKSFSADDFANALARHDYEFKRGQIVKGKVVSHDSFGAYVDIGGKSPGFLPIEEAFIGSAANLAAELPIDDTEREFAIVSEQDENGQVKLSIRKLMMVKAWAILRSYQEEGQTFNCRVVGTNKGGVTVDAEGIRGFIPRSHLVEKNNLAGLVGQSLPVTFIELDESRNKLVLSHRLAARASAMGKISRGLLINGIVSNLRPFGAFVDFDGVSGMLHVKEISQKYVSDINSVFAIGDAVTAVVIDVDESRDRISLSTKLLELTPGEMLDNREQVFAEAEARLEKNVQKLWNT
- a CDS encoding PAS domain S-box protein, producing the protein MLGKSTTGETDYLLALEDCCRDPAAFAKLKQILSNLQERQNSLAASLQERETQVRQTSSNLQAIFEAFPDLQFRLDADGTVLDYHVGSTTTLYIPPERFLGCKVQDILPPPTGAQVDAAISQVIATKSLTIVEYTLPGSEGETIFEARLLPLPDEQIIAIVRDVTERKQAEQALRLSEEKFAKVFHSSPAAITVSTFKEGRYLEVNDTFERLSGYTREEVVGHTAAKLKIWADPEDALHLREMLLQRGKVQNVEYRFRMKSGNIGVFLVSAELIDFAGEQCILATTNDISDRKHAEAQLQAALERDRLLGEIALRIRRSLNLDQILHTTVNEIRQLLQADRVIIGLADRDTVGRIVAESVDYNYPSIMGWIADESYIREMETVLKQQNAITIGSIAEIDMDSKRYQLFRQYQIQAALIVPIFLGDALFGVLVAHQCSRPRHWEQQEIDLLEKLATQVAIAIQQAQLYEQVQLLNSNLERQVQERTMELQQKVEELQELSRLKDFFLHAVSHDLRTPIMGMLLVLKNFLHPKDKPVHHTEERSSKRRRRSHSHATASNAASNGTNLATNCTVDRAPATVEIPLALLERMIQSSDRQLEMLNLLLDSHITDAQGSNLQIEPSSLHALLERAVSNLESLLAKNQTELVNLLSPNLPEVNVDPMQINRLFENLIVNAIKHNLPGLQLTINATQEGNMLRCTLQHNGQGIEECDRLFELYVKGTHTKYSAGIGLGLYLCRQIVTAHGGQIGAFSQSNQGATFWFTLPLATCC